The Orcinus orca chromosome 4, mOrcOrc1.1, whole genome shotgun sequence genome includes a region encoding these proteins:
- the BST1 gene encoding ADP-ribosyl cyclase/cyclic ADP-ribose hydrolase 2 isoform X11: MEARGCARSRRPLPALLLILLLPPAAGAAGAADARWSGQGTTPHLQSIFLGRCAEYIAVLSPELRDKNCTAIWEAFKLLLDKDPCSVLPSDYDLFINLSRHSIPRDKSLFWENNHLLVTSYAENGRRFMPLCNVLYGMVGDFLSWCRQKNASGLDYQSCPTSEDCENNPVDSYWKSASIQYAKDSSGVIYVMLNGSEPTGAYPVKGFFADFEIPHLQKDKITRIEIWVMHEIGGTNVESCGEGSVKILEERLEKMGFQYSCINDYKPVKLLQCVQHSTHPDCALNS, encoded by the exons ATGGAAGCCCGGGGATGCGCGCGGTCCCGGCGGCCGCTGCCGGCGCTGCTGCTGATCCTGCTGCTGCCGCCTGCCGCGGGCGCTGCAGGCGCTGCGGACGCGCGCTGGAGCGGGCAGGGCACCACCCCGCACCTGCAGAGCATCTTCCTGGGCCGCTGCGCGGAGTACATTGCGGTGCTGAGCCCCGAGCTGCG GGACAAGAACTGCACAGCCATCTGGGAAGCCTTTAAACTGCTGCTGGATAAGGATCCCTGTTCTGTGCTTCCCTCAGATTACGACCTTTTTATTAACCTCTCCAGGCACTCCATTCCCAGAGACAAG TCCCTATTCTGGGAAAACAACCACCTCCTTGTCACCAGCTATGCAGAGAACGGCCGCCGCTTTATGCCACTGTGCAATGTTCTGTATGGCATGGTTGGAGATTTCTTGAGCTGGTGTCGACAGAAAAATGCCTCTG GACTCGACTACCAATCCTGCCCTACATCTGAAGATTGTGAAAACAATCCTGTGGATTCTTACTGGAAAAGTGCATCCATCCAG tatgcaAAGGATAGTTCTGGGGTGATCTACGTCATGCTGAATGGTTCAGAGCCAACAGGAGCCTATCCTGTAAAAGG GTTTTTTGCAGATTTTGAAATTCCCCACTTACAGAAGGATAAAATCACACGCATCGAGATCTGGGTTATGCATGAAATCGGGGGAACCAATGT GGAATCCTGTGGAGAAGGCAGTGTGAAAATCCTGGAAGAGAGACTGGAGAAAATGGGTTTCCAGTATAGCTGTATCAATGACTACAA
- the BST1 gene encoding ADP-ribosyl cyclase/cyclic ADP-ribose hydrolase 2 isoform X10 has translation MEARGCARSRRPLPALLLILLLPPAAGAAGAADARWSGQGTTPHLQSIFLGRCAEYIAVLSPELRDKNCTAIWEAFKLLLDKDPCSVLPSDYDLFINLSRHSIPRDKSLFWENNHLLVTSYAENGRRFMPLCNVLYGMVGDFLSWCRQKNASGLDYQSCPTSEDCENNPVDSYWKSASIQYAKDSSGVIYVMLNGSEPTGAYPVKGFFADFEIPHLQKDKITRIEIWVMHEIGGTNVESCGEGSVKILEERLEKMGFQYSCINDYKPVKLLQCVQHSTHPDCALNSD, from the exons ATGGAAGCCCGGGGATGCGCGCGGTCCCGGCGGCCGCTGCCGGCGCTGCTGCTGATCCTGCTGCTGCCGCCTGCCGCGGGCGCTGCAGGCGCTGCGGACGCGCGCTGGAGCGGGCAGGGCACCACCCCGCACCTGCAGAGCATCTTCCTGGGCCGCTGCGCGGAGTACATTGCGGTGCTGAGCCCCGAGCTGCG GGACAAGAACTGCACAGCCATCTGGGAAGCCTTTAAACTGCTGCTGGATAAGGATCCCTGTTCTGTGCTTCCCTCAGATTACGACCTTTTTATTAACCTCTCCAGGCACTCCATTCCCAGAGACAAG TCCCTATTCTGGGAAAACAACCACCTCCTTGTCACCAGCTATGCAGAGAACGGCCGCCGCTTTATGCCACTGTGCAATGTTCTGTATGGCATGGTTGGAGATTTCTTGAGCTGGTGTCGACAGAAAAATGCCTCTG GACTCGACTACCAATCCTGCCCTACATCTGAAGATTGTGAAAACAATCCTGTGGATTCTTACTGGAAAAGTGCATCCATCCAG tatgcaAAGGATAGTTCTGGGGTGATCTACGTCATGCTGAATGGTTCAGAGCCAACAGGAGCCTATCCTGTAAAAGG GTTTTTTGCAGATTTTGAAATTCCCCACTTACAGAAGGATAAAATCACACGCATCGAGATCTGGGTTATGCATGAAATCGGGGGAACCAATGT GGAATCCTGTGGAGAAGGCAGTGTGAAAATCCTGGAAGAGAGACTGGAGAAAATGGGTTTCCAGTATAGCTGTATCAATGACTACAA